A region of Nostoc sp. 'Peltigera membranacea cyanobiont' N6 DNA encodes the following proteins:
- a CDS encoding type I polyketide synthase, producing MDKSVDVLSEKTGLEIAIIGMSGCFPNAKNIEQFWQNLRDGIESVHLYTDRELEDLGIDPDLISNPNYVKAECIVEDTDLFDASFFGINPREAEIMSPSHRFFLEYAWKALENAGYNSEVYNKPIGVYAGSSGGSYLSNIYSNPEIVASVGDKQIEKGNASGYATTFVSYKLNLQGPSYAVQTTCSSSLVAVHIACQSLLSGECDIALAGGDSLSKTGGYLYQEGGIESPDGHCRAFDAKALGTVKGKGLGIVVLKRLEEAIADRDTIHAIIKGSAINNDGSSKVSYTAPSIDGQAKVIRAAQAMAEVDSETITYIEAHGTGTSLGDPIEIAALTQAFRASTQKKEFCAIGSVKTNIGHLDGAAGVAGLIKTVLALKHKQIPANLHFEQPNPQIDFANSPFYVNTKLSEWDTNGTPRRAGVSSFGFGGTNAHVILEEAPIAQFSTPYRSWQLLLLSAKTVSALETATTNLVSHLKQHPDLNLADVAYTLQVGRRAFDHRRMLVCQNFDDAVQVLETLDSQRLYTHYQEPCNRQIVFMFPGQGSQYVDMGRELYETETVFRKHIDECCEILKAHLGVDLRTILYPDKEQVGVAAQELQQTHIAQPALFVIEYALAQLWIDWGISAAGMIGHSIGEYVAATLAGVFSLKDALAVVAARGQLMQQLPTGAMLSVALSEEEIQPWLNQELTLAGINASSLCVVSGGVEAIAKLQSRLTLQAIECRPLHTSHAFHSPMMDAIVEPFTKLVDKVNLNPPQIPFISNLTGTWITAAEATNPTYWAKHLRSTVRFATGIAELIKEPEQIFLEVGPGRTLNTFARQQTHESIVLSSMRHPKDQQSDVAFLLNTLGRLWLAGVQVDWDKIYAFEQRQRIPLPTYPFERQRYWIEPNKSNDINHRPTKLSKKPNISDWFYLPTWKQAKLLEPFHKAKPTKQKQCWLVFLDSCQLGSQIAQQLEQQGQEVITVTVGEEFSQLSDRAYTINPQRRHDYDALFQALRAIEKIPQTIAHFWGITANIESEISSFGQHQIGFYSLLYIAQALSKQNITTSVEIMVVTNNLYDAIGQEKLIPEKGTVLGTCKVIPQEYPNLTCRNIDVIIPESGNFKENQIIEQLMVEFTAQSNDLVVAYRSSHRWIQIFESTQIPEVVEETTRLKTGGIYLIAGDFAGNLGLTFTEYLAQTVQAKLILIGNIGLPQRNEWSEWLITHNEEDAISNYIKKILALEELGTELLIIEADVANVEQMQAAIHQSYDYFNQINGVFYVTPMGNEKSTFSIQEISQTETESLFHSKVDALYVLEKVLQGKELDFCLVQSSLSSVVGGLGLVAYSAANLFTDAFVNKLNQISSVPWFSVNWDAVKYEEKPETNIAFGADLNELVMTPKEAWDVSLRVLSMGSAGQFIVSPGDLQIRLNTWLKRESLKHPDNSQDILSQHSRPNLQTPYIASSNEIEQKIVSIWQELLGIEKVGVNDNFFELGGHSLLAVQVTSRLREIFQVELPLQSILFDAPTVAGLAVLIATTQPEQEEFSEMAALLQEVRNLSPEEIQQELV from the coding sequence ATGGATAAATCTGTAGATGTTTTGAGTGAAAAAACTGGGTTAGAAATAGCTATTATAGGCATGAGCGGTTGTTTTCCAAATGCTAAAAATATTGAGCAATTTTGGCAAAACCTTCGAGATGGAATAGAATCAGTTCATTTATATACCGATAGAGAACTAGAAGATTTAGGTATAGACCCAGATTTAATCAGCAATCCTAATTATGTCAAGGCAGAGTGTATAGTCGAAGACACAGACCTGTTTGATGCCTCATTTTTTGGCATCAATCCCAGAGAAGCTGAAATCATGAGTCCTTCGCACCGCTTTTTTTTAGAGTATGCGTGGAAAGCTCTGGAAAATGCGGGCTATAACTCAGAGGTCTACAATAAGCCGATTGGAGTTTACGCTGGTAGTAGTGGAGGTAGTTACTTATCTAATATTTATTCTAATCCCGAAATTGTCGCCTCTGTGGGTGATAAACAAATAGAAAAAGGAAATGCTTCGGGCTATGCTACTACATTTGTTTCTTACAAATTAAACTTGCAAGGTCCGAGTTATGCAGTGCAAACGACTTGCTCAAGTTCTTTAGTTGCAGTACATATAGCCTGTCAAAGTTTGCTGAGTGGTGAATGTGATATTGCTTTAGCTGGAGGAGATTCATTATCAAAAACAGGTGGTTATTTGTATCAAGAGGGAGGGATTGAATCTCCTGATGGACATTGCCGTGCCTTTGATGCTAAAGCACTGGGAACCGTGAAAGGAAAGGGTTTAGGTATTGTAGTTTTGAAGCGATTAGAAGAAGCGATCGCAGATCGAGATACTATCCATGCAATCATCAAAGGTTCTGCAATTAATAACGATGGCTCGTCGAAGGTTAGCTATACAGCTCCTAGTATAGATGGTCAAGCGAAGGTAATTAGAGCAGCTCAAGCTATGGCTGAGGTTGATTCCGAGACAATTACCTATATTGAAGCTCATGGAACTGGAACTTCTTTAGGAGATCCCATTGAAATTGCCGCCCTAACACAGGCTTTTCGCGCTAGTACTCAGAAAAAAGAATTCTGTGCGATAGGTTCAGTTAAAACTAATATTGGGCATTTGGATGGTGCTGCTGGGGTAGCAGGTCTGATTAAAACTGTCCTAGCACTGAAGCATAAACAGATACCTGCTAACTTACACTTTGAACAACCAAATCCTCAGATTGATTTTGCCAATAGTCCTTTCTACGTTAATACGAAACTGTCTGAGTGGGATACCAATGGCACTCCTCGTCGAGCAGGAGTCAGTTCTTTCGGTTTTGGTGGGACAAATGCTCATGTAATTCTGGAAGAAGCCCCAATAGCTCAATTTTCTACTCCTTATCGGTCTTGGCAGTTGTTGTTGCTGTCTGCAAAAACCGTCTCGGCACTGGAAACTGCAACGACAAATCTTGTTAGCCACCTCAAGCAACATCCTGATTTAAACCTAGCTGATGTAGCCTATACTCTTCAGGTGGGTCGGCGAGCATTTGACCATCGTCGAATGCTGGTATGTCAGAATTTCGATGATGCAGTACAAGTTTTAGAAACCCTAGATTCACAACGGCTGTATACCCACTACCAAGAACCTTGTAACCGACAGATTGTATTTATGTTTCCCGGTCAAGGTTCACAGTATGTAGATATGGGTCGAGAATTATACGAGACTGAAACAGTATTTCGGAAACACATTGATGAGTGCTGTGAGATACTTAAAGCTCATTTAGGCGTTGATTTACGCACTATTTTATATCCAGACAAAGAACAGGTTGGAGTAGCTGCACAGGAATTACAACAAACTCATATTGCCCAGCCAGCGTTATTTGTTATTGAGTATGCTCTAGCACAATTGTGGATAGACTGGGGTATATCTGCGGCGGGAATGATTGGTCATAGTATAGGCGAGTATGTAGCAGCAACACTAGCGGGTGTATTTTCTTTAAAAGATGCTTTGGCAGTAGTTGCAGCTCGTGGACAACTAATGCAACAACTTCCAACTGGTGCTATGCTTTCCGTTGCGCTTTCTGAGGAGGAAATACAACCTTGGCTGAATCAGGAACTAACTCTTGCCGGAATTAACGCATCATCATTGTGTGTTGTATCAGGTGGTGTAGAAGCGATCGCTAAATTGCAAAGTCGTTTAACACTACAAGCTATAGAGTGTCGTCCATTGCATACTTCCCATGCTTTTCATTCTCCCATGATGGATGCGATCGTGGAACCATTCACCAAGCTTGTCGATAAAGTTAATTTAAATCCTCCGCAAATTCCTTTCATCTCAAATCTGACAGGAACTTGGATTACTGCTGCTGAAGCAACCAATCCTACCTACTGGGCAAAACATCTGCGATCCACTGTGCGCTTTGCTACAGGCATTGCTGAGTTAATTAAAGAACCAGAGCAAATATTCTTGGAAGTTGGGCCTGGGAGAACTTTAAATACTTTTGCCAGACAACAAACTCATGAGTCAATTGTCCTGAGTTCAATGCGCCATCCAAAAGACCAACAATCGGATGTGGCATTTTTACTCAACACCCTAGGGCGTCTCTGGTTAGCAGGAGTACAGGTAGATTGGGATAAGATTTATGCGTTTGAGCAAAGGCAGCGAATTCCATTACCGACATATCCTTTTGAACGCCAGCGTTATTGGATTGAGCCAAACAAAAGCAACGATATCAATCATCGTCCAACTAAACTCAGCAAAAAACCAAATATTTCCGACTGGTTCTATCTTCCTACCTGGAAACAAGCAAAGTTACTTGAACCTTTCCACAAAGCAAAGCCGACAAAGCAAAAGCAGTGCTGGCTAGTTTTTCTCGACTCGTGTCAATTGGGTTCACAAATTGCCCAACAACTAGAGCAACAGGGTCAAGAAGTGATTACTGTAACGGTAGGAGAAGAGTTTAGCCAACTGAGCGATCGCGCTTACACAATCAATCCTCAACGGCGACATGACTATGATGCCTTGTTTCAAGCACTGCGTGCAATAGAAAAAATTCCACAAACCATTGCTCATTTTTGGGGCATTACCGCCAACATTGAATCAGAAATTTCCAGCTTTGGACAGCATCAAATCGGTTTTTACAGTTTACTGTACATAGCACAAGCACTCAGTAAACAGAACATTACGACCTCTGTTGAAATCATGGTCGTGACCAATAATCTGTATGATGCGATCGGACAAGAGAAATTGATTCCAGAAAAAGGGACAGTATTAGGAACTTGTAAAGTCATTCCCCAAGAGTATCCAAATCTTACCTGTCGTAACATTGATGTCATCATTCCTGAATCAGGAAACTTCAAAGAAAACCAAATCATAGAACAACTCATGGTAGAGTTCACAGCCCAGTCAAATGACTTAGTTGTTGCTTACCGTAGTAGTCATCGATGGATACAAATTTTTGAGTCTACCCAAATTCCAGAAGTTGTCGAAGAAACAACTAGACTTAAAACAGGAGGAATTTACTTGATTGCGGGCGACTTCGCTGGAAATCTTGGTTTAACCTTTACAGAGTATTTAGCTCAAACAGTACAAGCTAAACTGATCCTGATTGGGAATATCGGGCTGCCCCAAAGAAATGAATGGTCTGAATGGTTAATAACTCACAATGAAGAAGATGCAATTAGTAATTACATCAAAAAAATCCTAGCGTTAGAAGAGTTAGGTACAGAATTGCTAATTATTGAGGCTGATGTTGCCAATGTTGAACAAATGCAAGCAGCAATTCATCAATCTTATGACTACTTTAATCAAATTAATGGAGTGTTTTATGTAACACCAATGGGGAACGAAAAGTCAACTTTCTCTATTCAAGAGATTAGTCAAACTGAAACTGAATCGCTATTCCACTCTAAAGTTGACGCACTCTATGTACTAGAAAAAGTTTTGCAAGGGAAAGAACTAGATTTTTGTCTGGTGCAATCCTCATTATCCTCTGTGGTGGGAGGACTGGGACTTGTTGCTTATTCTGCTGCTAATCTCTTCACCGATGCCTTTGTTAACAAACTTAATCAGATAAGCTCTGTTCCGTGGTTTAGTGTCAACTGGGATGCTGTAAAGTATGAAGAGAAACCAGAAACAAATATTGCATTTGGAGCAGATTTGAATGAATTGGTAATGACCCCCAAAGAGGCGTGGGATGTTTCTCTGCGCGTTTTATCGATGGGTTCAGCAGGTCAATTCATTGTTTCACCAGGAGATTTACAAATTAGGCTTAACACATGGCTGAAGCGAGAATCTCTAAAGCATCCAGACAATTCCCAAGATATACTGTCGCAGCATTCAAGACCAAATCTGCAAACACCATACATAGCTTCTAGTAACGAGATTGAGCAAAAGATTGTCAGTATTTGGCAAGAGCTACTGGGTATCGAAAAAGTTGGTGTTAACGATAACTTTTTTGAATTGGGAGGACATTCCTTACTAGCGGTTCAGGTGACTTCACGTCTGCGAGAAATTTTTCAAGTGGAATTGCCCTTACAAAGTATTCTTTTTGATGCTCCAACTGTAGCTGGACTTGCTGTACTCATTGCCACAACGCAACCAGAACAAGAAGAATTTTCAGAAATGGCAGCTTTATTACAAGAAGTTAGAAACCTGTCGCCAGAAGAAATTCAACAAGAACTAGTATAG
- a CDS encoding LLM class flavin-dependent oxidoreductase, which produces MDFSLFYFSGDGLTTQENKYNLLIESAKYADKNGFSAIWTPERHFHSFGGLYPNPSLTSTALAMVTKRIQLRSGSLVMPLHNPARVAEEWSVVDNLSNGRVALGFASGWTVDDFVLSGESHANRKEAMWRGIQTVQQLWEGEQVELKDVTGKLFKVKTFPRPIQKKLPIWIVCKSKATFVEAGKIGANILTYLLEGTLEEVALQISLYRQSLAKHGHDPQAGKVAMMLHTFVGEDYNMVKEEVREHFYNYLKVHIDLLENLAKNAGLQVNLEKFTEADINSLLRFAYEGLLKGKTLIGSKSSCMQMIEQIQQAGVDEVACLIDFNPNFDSVMTGLTHLKELKDMCNQEKMASLR; this is translated from the coding sequence ATGGATTTTAGCTTATTTTATTTTTCTGGTGATGGTCTAACAACTCAAGAAAATAAGTATAACTTATTAATAGAAAGTGCCAAATATGCCGATAAAAATGGATTTTCAGCAATTTGGACTCCTGAGCGTCATTTTCATTCATTTGGAGGACTTTACCCCAATCCTTCACTAACCAGTACAGCTTTAGCTATGGTTACTAAGCGAATTCAATTACGCTCTGGTAGTCTGGTCATGCCACTTCATAATCCAGCACGAGTTGCAGAAGAGTGGTCTGTAGTTGATAATCTCTCAAATGGTAGAGTTGCTCTTGGTTTTGCTTCTGGTTGGACAGTAGACGACTTTGTACTTTCTGGTGAGAGCCATGCAAACCGCAAAGAAGCAATGTGGCGGGGAATTCAAACAGTCCAGCAGCTTTGGGAAGGCGAACAAGTCGAACTCAAAGATGTTACTGGCAAACTTTTCAAAGTGAAGACATTTCCCCGACCAATACAGAAGAAGCTACCTATTTGGATTGTATGTAAATCAAAAGCGACATTTGTTGAAGCTGGCAAAATAGGTGCTAACATATTAACCTATTTGTTGGAAGGGACTTTAGAAGAAGTAGCCCTACAAATATCTTTATATCGTCAATCTTTAGCTAAACATGGTCACGATCCTCAAGCTGGGAAAGTAGCAATGATGTTACATACTTTTGTAGGAGAAGACTATAATATGGTAAAAGAAGAAGTAAGAGAACATTTTTACAATTACTTGAAAGTACATATCGATTTGCTAGAAAATCTTGCCAAAAATGCTGGTCTGCAAGTCAACTTAGAAAAATTTACAGAAGCAGATATTAATAGCCTTTTACGATTTGCTTATGAAGGTTTGCTCAAAGGCAAAACTCTCATTGGCTCAAAATCAAGCTGTATGCAAATGATCGAGCAAATACAGCAAGCTGGTGTTGATGAAGTTGCTTGTCTGATCGACTTTAATCCAAATTTTGACTCTGTGATGACGGGTTTGACTCACCTGAAAGAGTTAAAAGATATGTGCAATCAAGAAAAAATGGCATCGTTGAGATAA
- a CDS encoding non-ribosomal peptide synthetase: MISTQIRENLIAEDFFSEKIFWLNQLSGELPETNFITDYVRPPIYAGNKNSLSFELSSDLSKAILSLTKNSNFSTYLVLLTALSIFLQKSTRNNDVIVGSPIYQPEASDESLINKLIPLRLNVTNQLTFKDCLLQVKERTIEAYIHQNYPLDDLIQLLNIPNNQNRCPIFDIVVLLRNIHCFKNIASLKNDLTFVFEVQGNLIKGQLHYNTDLFREDNITKLINYLTNIIESTVKNLYLKISEIPILNEFDRQQLLQQFNDNAKNYPVNQTIHTLFEKQVEQTPDNIAVVFERTHLTYRQLNEKANQLARFLQTLGVKKGEFIGILKDRDINFVIGILAIYKAGGAYVPIDSTYPLNRIEYMIANSEVRVVLTDSSCFTNLGGLIENCPHLESLICLDIKFQHQEFFKQVKFNIFDRRDFDDLLKENLGDSNVATDPAYMLYTSGSTGFPKGAIVRHDGAINHIYAQFDELELTEEFAFLQSAPSSTDISVWQFLAPLLIGGRTVIVDIETVALPDKLFKVLQEQKITVVELVPALFKGLLDYTSQLSNYQRVLADLKWMMIVGEPVPVRQVNQWLNLYPSIRVANAYGPTEAADDITQFIVDKPLPDNQRTVSIGKPLANLNIYIVDSEMNLVPIGIPGEICVSGIGVGDGYWKNEEKTNLSFVPNPFAIAIKVLPGNRKDLIYKTGDLGRWLPDGNIEFLGRIDHQVKIRGFRIELGEIEAQIAQHPSVREAVVIAYKEEWGNHQLVAYVVANTGLTLTMNELRSFLTEKLPDYMLPSALVILENLPLAPSGKVDRKALPKPDMRSELETTYVMPRNEVERLIASIWQQALNLEKVGIQDNFFDLGGHSLIMIQVLSKLREILKVDLAIVDLFKYPSISSLSQYLSQEAKDDSFTDESNEQNEKLEAGKGRLKQRLAQRKKQNL; the protein is encoded by the coding sequence ATGATTTCAACTCAAATTAGAGAGAACTTGATAGCTGAAGATTTTTTTTCTGAGAAGATTTTTTGGTTAAATCAATTATCTGGAGAATTACCAGAGACAAATTTTATTACAGATTATGTCAGACCTCCTATTTACGCAGGTAATAAAAATTCGCTCAGTTTTGAATTATCAAGTGACTTGTCTAAAGCAATTTTGAGTTTGACTAAAAACTCTAATTTCTCTACCTACTTAGTACTGCTTACGGCACTTAGTATATTTCTACAAAAGTCTACCAGGAATAATGATGTCATTGTCGGCTCTCCGATTTATCAACCAGAAGCTAGTGATGAATCTTTAATTAATAAACTGATTCCTCTGCGCTTGAATGTGACCAATCAACTTACATTTAAAGATTGTTTACTCCAAGTTAAAGAAAGAACAATAGAAGCATACATTCATCAAAATTATCCTTTAGATGACTTAATACAATTATTAAATATCCCAAACAATCAAAATCGCTGCCCTATTTTTGATATAGTAGTTTTACTAAGAAATATACATTGTTTCAAAAACATAGCAAGTTTAAAAAATGATTTAACATTTGTTTTTGAAGTCCAAGGAAATTTAATTAAAGGTCAATTGCATTACAATACTGATTTATTTAGAGAAGACAACATTACAAAACTTATAAATTATTTGACCAATATAATTGAAAGTACAGTTAAAAACTTATATCTAAAAATATCTGAAATTCCGATTCTAAATGAATTTGACAGACAACAACTATTACAACAGTTTAACGATAATGCTAAAAACTACCCAGTAAATCAGACCATTCATACTTTATTTGAAAAACAAGTAGAACAGACACCTGATAATATTGCTGTTGTTTTTGAGCGCACCCACTTAACGTATCGACAACTAAATGAAAAAGCCAATCAACTTGCTAGATTTTTGCAAACTTTAGGAGTAAAAAAAGGAGAGTTCATTGGAATTCTAAAAGACCGGGATATCAATTTTGTTATAGGTATACTTGCTATATATAAAGCTGGTGGAGCCTATGTTCCGATTGATAGTACCTATCCGCTAAATAGAATTGAATACATGATAGCTAACAGCGAAGTCAGAGTTGTTTTAACAGACTCTTCCTGTTTCACCAATTTGGGGGGTTTAATTGAAAATTGTCCGCACTTAGAAAGTTTAATTTGTTTAGATATTAAATTTCAGCACCAAGAATTCTTTAAGCAAGTAAAATTTAACATTTTTGATCGGCGCGATTTTGATGATTTGTTGAAAGAAAACTTAGGAGATAGTAATGTAGCAACCGACCCAGCTTATATGCTCTACACTTCCGGCTCAACTGGATTTCCTAAAGGAGCAATTGTGAGACATGATGGAGCAATTAATCATATATATGCTCAATTCGATGAGTTAGAATTAACTGAAGAATTTGCTTTTCTACAAAGTGCCCCTTCTTCAACAGATATTTCTGTATGGCAATTTTTAGCACCACTTTTAATTGGTGGTAGAACAGTAATCGTAGATATTGAAACAGTTGCGCTTCCTGATAAACTGTTTAAAGTGCTTCAAGAACAAAAAATTACTGTTGTTGAGTTAGTCCCAGCCTTATTTAAAGGATTATTAGACTATACTTCTCAATTGTCGAATTATCAGAGAGTATTAGCTGACCTGAAGTGGATGATGATAGTTGGAGAACCAGTACCAGTCAGGCAGGTAAATCAGTGGTTGAATTTATATCCATCAATCAGAGTTGCTAATGCTTATGGCCCGACTGAAGCTGCGGATGATATTACTCAGTTTATAGTTGACAAGCCTCTACCCGACAATCAAAGAACAGTTTCTATTGGTAAACCCTTAGCAAATTTAAATATTTATATTGTTGATTCAGAAATGAATTTAGTGCCAATTGGTATTCCTGGTGAAATTTGTGTCTCTGGAATTGGCGTAGGTGATGGATATTGGAAAAATGAAGAAAAAACCAACTTAAGTTTTGTTCCCAATCCATTTGCAATTGCTATAAAGGTATTGCCAGGAAACCGCAAAGATTTAATCTACAAAACTGGAGATTTAGGAAGGTGGCTACCCGATGGCAACATAGAGTTTTTAGGACGTATTGACCACCAGGTAAAAATTCGCGGTTTCCGCATCGAACTGGGAGAAATTGAGGCACAAATCGCACAACATCCATCTGTACGGGAAGCAGTGGTTATAGCTTACAAGGAAGAATGGGGTAATCATCAATTAGTTGCTTACGTAGTTGCCAATACAGGACTTACCCTGACCATGAATGAATTACGTAGCTTTTTGACAGAAAAGTTACCTGATTATATGCTACCTTCTGCCTTGGTGATTCTGGAAAATTTACCATTAGCACCTAGCGGCAAAGTAGACCGTAAGGCATTGCCTAAACCAGATATGCGCTCAGAATTGGAAACTACTTATGTGATGCCTCGAAATGAGGTGGAACGTTTAATTGCTAGTATTTGGCAGCAGGCACTTAATCTAGAAAAGGTAGGTATCCAAGATAATTTCTTCGATCTTGGCGGTCATTCTTTAATTATGATTCAGGTTTTGAGCAAATTACGGGAAATCTTGAAAGTGGATTTGGCAATAGTTGATCTGTTTAAGTATCCGAGCATCAGTTCTCTATCACAGTATTTAAGTCAAGAAGCAAAAGATGACTCTTTCACTGATGAAAGTAACGAACAAAATGAAAAACTAGAAGCTGGTAAAGGTCGCTTAAAACAGCGCCTAGCACAAAGAAAAAAACAGAATCTATAA